In the genome of Candidatus Desulfatibia profunda, the window CTGATGATTTTGAGTATTTGAAGTTCATATTCAACTGTGACGCGGTTGATGTCAGCCTCTTGCGGCAGATAGGCCATCAGCGCTTTTACGTCTTCACGGTCAACGGCAAAGTCGAACAGATCCGCTCCGGCTTTTTCAATTGCTGCTTTTTCCTTTTGCGACGTTTCCATGTTTTTTAAAAATCCTATTTTGATATGAATATGATTTTTTCTATTCGTATTCCCGCTCTTTGATTATGCTGACACGCCATCCCTTTATGCCAACGCGACAGTCTTATTCGATTATAAGGGGTGCGAAACTTGAGTTATAAGCGCAGATGCATTTCATCATGGGTCGCAATCGTGTTTGGAAATATATTTTTTGCACAAAGTTGGGCAACTTTTCTGGATTCTGTTGTCGGATACCGGCGGGCGTCGAAATGAACCAGAGCAAGCTGCTTTGCCCCGGCCTCCTTTGCAATGTTGGCGGCATCCTGCGGATTTAAATGTGGCCATTCAGGAGAGGATTCACCGGGCAAATGGGCACATTCCGCGATGACAAGATCCACATTCCGGGCCAGCCTGACAGCATTTTGACAAAAACCGGTATCGGGAATGTAGGCAACGGATTTATTTTCTAAATGAATCCGGTAGCCCAGTGTGAGGGAAGAATGGACCAGTTCCATGCATTTTGTTTCAAACGGTAAGACAGTGTCCTCCTCAGACAGTTCCAAAACCTCTGTCTTGTAAGGAAGATCATCCAGCGGCATTGTGAACGGTTTGTTTACGATGGTTTTGAGGATTTCCTTTGTGCCTTTGGGACCTGCAATCACAAGGCCTTTGGCGAAGGAAAATTTTGCCAAAATATGCAGGCCAATAATATGATCAAGGTGAAAATGGCTCAGTAATATAAAGACGGGCTTGGCCTTTTGATAATATCTGTCCAGTTTGTGAATGCCGTTTCCGGCATCCAGAATGATATAATAATCTTCGGATTCAATCAAAATACAGATCGTGTTGCCGGCCGGCGAATCGTACCAGCCGTTCGTTCCCAGAAAGATAACGTCCATGTTACATTCCAACAAAAAACTGCGTGAAATATTCGGGTTAAGTGAAGCTGCATACGACCGATTGAAGCTCTCTGCAGCCCCGTTGAGACGGGATTTACGCCTGAGGCGCACAAGTCCGCTTTGCCCCGACAAGACTCCGGCGAGCTCGGCCGGTCGTTGCGGGGTCAGCGCTCGCTGCTGCAGTTTACTTTTCGCCGAAGTAACAACTGCTGAGTTTGTTGTCGTCTACGAGCGGATGCTCTTTGCCGACAACATTGTCCATTATTAATTTTAAATCTTTAATCGCCTTGAGCGCCTGTTCCGCAGTGACCGCCTGTTTGCTTTTTTTTGGATAGCGGCTGGAGATAAGAGCTTTGGCGTAAAGGATATTTTTGTGAGCATCTTTAAGCTTTTTGCCGAGCTTCTGATGTTCTGAAAATTCCATCATGGGATGCGCCTCCGGGCTTGATATGTCTTTTTGATATTTTTAACATTTGCCAGAGGACGGTCAATATATCAACAATCTTTTTAGGTCAATGATAACTGCTAAAAAGGATTAAAATCAAGCAACCACTTCCAGGCGGGAAGGGTGTGAACAGTAACACCATCCTCGTCAACATCTGCTTCCTCGCTGAGATTGATGAGCTGAAAGTCGGCGCCCGGCGACTCAGAGCTTGCCTTAAATAGCGCGCGATATTCCCGCTCGCGCGTTATGGGATTGCTGACGTCTGCTGAAACCTGGATGACCTGACAGGTCCCATTCCGTTCAAGCAGTTCCGGGACGTCCGTGCTGACAGCATCGGTCAGTCGTTGCTGGATGACACTTTTCATTAATTATCCCTATCAATAAAAATATAAATATAGATATTTATCCTTATGTATAAGGACACATATTAACTATTTTGTACTTTATGCCAAGGACAAAACTGAAATATCGCCTTTGTGAAGCTCCCCGCCCTAACGGACGGGGGTTCTGACGTGCGTCAGTGCTTCGCGGCGGGGAGCGTGCCGGTCACCGGATGCATGAGCGAAGGGATATCAATATTAAAACGGCAATTAAACACACGAACATTATATCTTGGTTCGTCATTCCCGCGGAAGCGGGAATCCATTAAAAACAAGGGGTTATTGATTCCGGCTCTCAGCAGCCAACGCACGCTAAATCTTTACAAAAAAAGCTGCCATTTCATCGGTTATAGGAGCAGGGGAGGGCCTTTCTATGGGCCTGGCTTTGGAAAGAATCTCAAAACTTGCCGGTCAATGGATTCGGTTTTGTTGGGATCTTCGCCGGTTTTAGGGATTGGAAATTCGATAACCTTGCGCGATCGCGCATCAGTGACTTGATTAGACATGGTAACACCTCCTGTATTTCGACGTTTTGACACAGGGCAAAAAATACGAATGCCCGAGATGTGTCGACGCTACAGGTAGCGCCCGCATACCTCACGATACACGGCAGGTCGGGCACAGTAAATGCCCAAAAACAGCAAACCCCCTTTCTTAGTCGGATTGTACCGAGGAACGGGGGCGCTCCACGATTTTGACAATTTCAGACCACTTCAAATTTTACGGAAAAGTCAACTGGTTTTTAACGCGGAAAATTTGCACAGCAAAGGATTCTGTGGTATGAGACAAAATAGTTAAAACTATTTAAAATATTCAACCTTCTAATTGCATAATTTTTATTTCCCACAAATTATAGCTGAGTTTTATTT includes:
- a CDS encoding MBL fold metallo-hydrolase, translating into MDVIFLGTNGWYDSPAGNTICILIESEDYYIILDAGNGIHKLDRYYQKAKPVFILLSHFHLDHIIGLHILAKFSFAKGLVIAGPKGTKEILKTIVNKPFTMPLDDLPYKTEVLELSEEDTVLPFETKCMELVHSSLTLGYRIHLENKSVAYIPDTGFCQNAVRLARNVDLVIAECAHLPGESSPEWPHLNPQDAANIAKEAGAKQLALVHFDARRYPTTESRKVAQLCAKNIFPNTIATHDEMHLRL